Proteins from a single region of Verrucomicrobiia bacterium:
- a CDS encoding efflux RND transporter periplasmic adaptor subunit, which yields MSPNPRLRTDLVESRQEEGGQTYYIVKDPRTQSFFRMREVEHRIVQLLDGRTSLPEIVPKIEEEFGFNLSLEQLERFVDKLDDLLFLESEKSEKKLAARGGKWEKQDKTFLERMLFVKLKAFDPDELVAKLEKKFQFVFSPYFLALGLLLCFLAAKVTVARWEEFSGLTLGQLFRAESVLVVLFTIFATISLHEFAHAITLKHFGGEVRQMGFLLLYFQPCFYCDVSDAYLFAEKRKKILVTFAGVIFQIFLWSLATLAWHLLPEGSALGHLFFIASAFTMLTTLFNLNPLIKLDGYYILTDWVGIPNLRAKAFGFLKAKLLQVAFGARPALPPYTPREKRIFLLYGVSGLVYSFLFLGFFFLWLFRVLTGAWRGLGFLLFSAFALFIFAVPVAHTIQKMYGFFGKENLKKLSRTKLGITIGGGLLFLLFFFFFPYPQTVSGDAEIEPLASYTLSAPQPGVLEEKIVMGGQEDKSSTELTALFGTDFASVRISSRVKVGDMVAAQETVAHLVSNQYENELKSNQAAYDQARAKLDLLRKGAKPEELERLREAEKRLKVEYEQKKREFDRSQQLFDRKAISQEEFQKFESEKNKAEAAWKEARQAYAGLASGARPEEIRQAQAEMSKLEGTIRYLKEQLAKQAVVSPFPGRVTLVNSPQALLRIIRLDSVRVLTRVSETDLDLVKPEAPIQLRLHSFPNQSYSGHVQQVSNEAEEMRSQSFFKVTGVLANSDGRLKAGMSGKLKIHAGKKSLFKILGRSVVRFFKVEFWNWW from the coding sequence TTGAGCCCGAATCCCCGACTTCGAACTGACTTAGTCGAAAGCCGGCAGGAAGAAGGGGGCCAGACCTACTACATCGTCAAAGACCCCCGCACCCAAAGCTTTTTCCGCATGCGGGAAGTCGAGCACCGCATCGTCCAGCTGTTGGACGGCCGGACCTCCCTGCCGGAGATTGTCCCGAAGATTGAAGAAGAGTTCGGCTTCAATCTTTCGCTCGAGCAGTTGGAGCGGTTTGTGGACAAGCTCGACGACCTTTTGTTTTTGGAATCGGAAAAATCGGAAAAGAAGCTCGCAGCCCGGGGTGGAAAATGGGAAAAACAGGACAAAACCTTCTTGGAACGAATGCTTTTTGTCAAGTTGAAGGCCTTCGACCCGGACGAGCTGGTTGCGAAGCTGGAAAAGAAGTTTCAATTCGTATTCTCCCCGTACTTTCTGGCCCTGGGCCTTTTGCTCTGCTTCCTAGCGGCCAAAGTGACCGTCGCGCGCTGGGAGGAATTTTCCGGGCTGACGTTGGGGCAGCTTTTCCGGGCGGAATCGGTTTTGGTGGTGCTGTTCACCATTTTCGCCACCATCTCGCTCCACGAATTCGCCCACGCCATCACCCTCAAACATTTCGGCGGGGAGGTGCGCCAGATGGGGTTTTTGCTTTTGTACTTCCAGCCCTGCTTTTACTGCGACGTTTCCGACGCTTATTTGTTTGCGGAAAAAAGAAAAAAAATCCTGGTGACGTTTGCCGGGGTGATTTTCCAAATATTCTTGTGGAGTCTGGCCACCCTGGCCTGGCACTTGCTGCCGGAAGGTTCGGCCTTGGGCCATCTTTTCTTCATCGCCTCCGCATTTACCATGCTTACGACCCTGTTCAATTTGAACCCGCTCATCAAACTGGACGGCTATTACATTCTGACCGACTGGGTCGGCATCCCCAATTTGCGGGCCAAGGCTTTCGGTTTCCTCAAAGCGAAGCTTTTACAGGTCGCCTTCGGTGCCCGGCCCGCGCTGCCCCCCTATACGCCCCGGGAGAAGCGGATTTTTCTTTTGTACGGGGTTTCGGGGCTGGTTTATTCCTTTTTGTTTTTGGGTTTCTTCTTCCTTTGGCTTTTCCGGGTCTTGACCGGTGCCTGGCGGGGGCTCGGTTTCCTGTTGTTTTCGGCTTTCGCCCTCTTTATCTTTGCCGTGCCGGTGGCGCACACCATCCAGAAGATGTACGGTTTTTTCGGGAAGGAGAACTTGAAAAAACTATCTCGCACCAAGCTGGGAATCACAATTGGAGGGGGGCTTCTTTTTTTGCTTTTCTTTTTCTTTTTTCCCTACCCGCAAACCGTCTCGGGGGACGCGGAAATCGAGCCGTTGGCCAGTTATACCCTCTCCGCCCCCCAGCCGGGGGTGCTGGAGGAAAAAATCGTGATGGGCGGGCAGGAGGATAAAAGCTCGACCGAGCTGACGGCCCTTTTTGGAACCGATTTCGCCTCGGTCAGAATCAGTTCCCGGGTAAAGGTGGGGGATATGGTCGCCGCGCAGGAAACGGTGGCCCACCTCGTATCCAACCAGTATGAAAATGAGTTGAAATCGAATCAGGCGGCCTACGACCAAGCCCGTGCCAAACTGGATTTATTGAGAAAGGGGGCCAAACCGGAGGAACTGGAACGGTTGAGGGAGGCGGAGAAGCGGCTGAAGGTGGAATACGAACAGAAGAAACGGGAGTTTGACCGTTCGCAACAGCTTTTCGACCGCAAGGCGATTTCGCAGGAGGAATTTCAAAAGTTCGAAAGCGAAAAGAACAAGGCCGAGGCGGCTTGGAAGGAGGCCCGCCAGGCCTACGCCGGCCTCGCCTCCGGCGCGCGTCCAGAGGAAATACGGCAGGCCCAGGCCGAAATGTCCAAGCTGGAGGGTACCATCCGTTACCTGAAAGAGCAACTGGCCAAGCAGGCCGTGGTATCCCCCTTTCCGGGGCGGGTCACGCTGGTCAATTCCCCGCAGGCCTTGTTGCGCATCATCCGGCTGGACTCCGTGCGGGTTTTGACCAGGGTTTCCGAAACCGATTTGGATTTGGTCAAGCCGGAGGCCCCCATCCAATTGCGGTTGCACAGCTTTCCGAACCAAAGCTATTCCGGCCACGTCCAGCAGGTGAGCAACGAGGCGGAGGAGATGCGTTCCCAGAGCTTTTTCAAGGTGACCGGAGTTTTGGCCAATTCCGACGGCCGGCTGAAAGCCGGAATGAGCGGCAAGTTGAAAATCCACGCGGGGAAAAAGTCGCTATTCAAGATTTTGGGCCGTTCCGTGGTTCGCTTTTTCAAAGTGGAATTCTGGAACTGGTGGTAA
- a CDS encoding S9 family peptidase: MSGFANKWEKQFLGVVAVLLLAASLWAQPYPFAQYMNIKSCGGGDISPAGDKVLFTSNMPGVAQLFVVSSKGGWPNQITFYEDRVAYGTWSPDGQWILFGKDIGGSERIQLFLSSPTGEKVIQLTDNNKVIHSFGDWSPDGKKIAFAANERNEAYFDIYVMDLATKEKKMVYQKDGNFAVADWSPDGKSLILEETVTNTNANLYLFDIATGQAALLTPHEGDAVYSNVRFTPDSKTIYLSSDQDRDFENLAKIELPNGKLAYLENEKREVSGMILSENGRYMAYTANVDGYGELFVKNMRTGKMVNLPKMPKGIVGGLSFTKTGDKLAFSFTSAARTNDVWIYDQTAKTVSQLTRAPMGGIDASTMVEPALIKYKSHDGLEIPAFFYLPAGAKKDGSLPVILSVHGGPESQERPWFAKLYQYYLSRGYAILAPNVRGSAGYGKTFMAMDNIRKRPEALKDLVWAVEYLKSSGYADPKKIAVMGGSYGGYSTLAMLTMYPDLWAAGVSIVGIANFETFLKNTGAWRRKLRESEYGYLDKDLDFMKSISPIYMVDKITAPLMVIQGANDPRVPQIEADQIAEKLKAKGGVVEYLLFPDEGHGLAKIPNQIKAYTAAADFLDKYVKNRSSAATTGGGSGLDK, from the coding sequence ATGTCGGGCTTTGCGAACAAATGGGAAAAACAGTTCTTGGGCGTTGTTGCCGTTTTGCTTCTGGCAGCAAGTCTTTGGGCCCAGCCGTATCCGTTCGCCCAGTATATGAACATCAAATCCTGCGGCGGGGGGGACATTTCGCCGGCGGGGGACAAGGTCTTGTTCACCTCCAACATGCCGGGGGTGGCCCAGCTCTTTGTCGTCTCTTCCAAGGGGGGCTGGCCGAATCAGATAACGTTTTACGAAGACCGGGTAGCCTATGGAACCTGGTCGCCGGACGGGCAGTGGATACTGTTCGGCAAGGATATCGGCGGCAGCGAGCGCATCCAGCTCTTTTTATCCAGCCCCACCGGGGAAAAGGTAATTCAATTGACGGATAACAACAAGGTGATTCACAGCTTCGGCGACTGGTCGCCGGACGGCAAAAAAATCGCCTTCGCCGCCAACGAACGGAACGAAGCATATTTCGACATTTATGTGATGGATCTGGCCACTAAAGAGAAAAAAATGGTCTATCAGAAGGACGGCAATTTCGCCGTGGCGGACTGGTCGCCGGACGGCAAAAGTTTGATTCTCGAGGAGACGGTGACCAATACGAACGCCAATCTGTATCTCTTCGATATCGCCACCGGCCAAGCGGCTCTTTTGACCCCACACGAAGGGGATGCCGTTTACTCAAACGTCCGTTTCACCCCCGATTCCAAAACGATTTACCTTTCCTCCGACCAGGATCGGGATTTTGAGAATCTGGCCAAAATCGAGTTGCCGAACGGCAAACTGGCCTATCTGGAAAACGAAAAGCGGGAGGTTTCCGGAATGATTCTCTCCGAGAACGGCCGCTACATGGCCTACACGGCCAATGTCGACGGCTACGGCGAGCTGTTTGTGAAGAATATGCGGACCGGCAAAATGGTGAATCTCCCCAAAATGCCCAAAGGAATCGTCGGCGGGCTCTCCTTCACCAAAACCGGTGACAAGCTGGCCTTCAGCTTCACCTCGGCGGCGCGTACCAACGACGTCTGGATTTACGACCAGACCGCCAAGACCGTAAGCCAGTTGACCCGTGCTCCGATGGGGGGGATTGATGCCTCCACGATGGTGGAGCCAGCTTTAATCAAGTACAAAAGCCATGACGGGTTGGAAATCCCGGCCTTCTTCTATCTCCCGGCCGGGGCCAAAAAGGACGGCTCCCTGCCAGTCATTCTTTCCGTCCATGGCGGGCCGGAAAGCCAGGAACGCCCCTGGTTTGCAAAGCTATACCAATACTACCTGTCCCGCGGCTACGCCATTTTGGCCCCCAACGTGCGGGGCTCGGCCGGCTATGGCAAAACATTTATGGCGATGGACAATATCCGCAAACGCCCGGAGGCTCTGAAGGACTTAGTCTGGGCGGTGGAATATCTCAAATCCTCCGGGTACGCGGACCCGAAGAAAATTGCCGTGATGGGGGGGAGCTACGGCGGCTATTCCACGTTGGCGATGCTGACGATGTATCCCGACTTGTGGGCGGCCGGCGTGTCGATTGTCGGGATTGCCAACTTTGAGACCTTTTTGAAAAATACCGGCGCCTGGCGGCGGAAGCTTAGGGAATCGGAGTACGGCTATCTGGACAAGGACCTCGACTTTATGAAATCGATTTCCCCCATTTACATGGTGGATAAAATCACCGCCCCTTTGATGGTTATTCAGGGAGCCAACGACCCGCGCGTCCCGCAAATCGAGGCCGACCAGATTGCCGAAAAATTGAAAGCCAAGGGGGGCGTGGTGGAATATCTGCTCTTCCCGGACGAGGGGCACGGGCTGGCCAAAATTCCGAACCAGATCAAGGCCTATACCGCCGCGGCCGATTTTCTGGACAAATACGTGAAGAACCGCTCATCCGCCGCCACCACCGGCGGGGGGAGCGGCCTGGACAAGTGA
- a CDS encoding RidA family protein: MKEVIKTAEAPAAIGPYSQGIAAACGKIIYTAGQIAINPRSGELTNGGIVEQTKQVLENVKSILAASGAGMEDVVKTTVFLQSMDDFTLMNETYARYFGANPPARSTVEVARLPRGAKVEIEAVAVVQKK; the protein is encoded by the coding sequence GTGAAGGAGGTCATCAAAACCGCGGAGGCCCCCGCCGCCATCGGCCCCTACAGTCAAGGAATTGCCGCCGCTTGCGGGAAGATCATCTACACCGCCGGCCAGATTGCCATCAACCCACGCTCGGGGGAGTTGACCAACGGCGGGATTGTGGAGCAGACCAAGCAGGTTCTGGAAAACGTCAAATCGATTCTGGCCGCTTCGGGAGCGGGAATGGAGGATGTGGTCAAAACCACCGTCTTTTTGCAGTCGATGGATGATTTCACCTTGATGAACGAAACCTACGCCCGTTACTTCGGGGCCAATCCCCCTGCCCGCTCGACGGTCGAGGTCGCCCGCCTCCCCCGGGGGGCCAAAGTGGAAATCGAAGCGGTGGCGGTCGTCCAAAAAAAATAG
- the pth gene encoding aminoacyl-tRNA hydrolase: MSRPLSLIVGLGNPGRQYAKTRHNLGWQVLDRLAGKLKIGFKSGKGDYYVALLEEDDREVVFLKPTTFMNGSGIAVKEALAFFGKTPSDLLVILDDMALPLGELRLRAKGSSGGHNGLESIIYQLQSEEFARLRLGIGTPEAKEAAVGHVLGEFSPEEKKTAEEMMKRAVVLVETCYQKGYQAALNYFSRRGATPGEVSEEK; this comes from the coding sequence GTGAGCCGGCCGCTTTCCCTAATCGTCGGACTGGGGAATCCCGGCCGGCAGTACGCCAAAACCCGCCATAATCTGGGCTGGCAGGTTTTGGACCGGCTGGCCGGGAAACTCAAAATCGGTTTCAAATCCGGCAAAGGAGACTACTACGTTGCGTTACTTGAAGAGGATGACAGGGAAGTCGTTTTTCTCAAACCGACAACTTTTATGAACGGGAGCGGAATAGCGGTCAAAGAGGCGCTGGCGTTTTTCGGCAAAACCCCGTCCGACCTTCTGGTGATTCTGGACGACATGGCCTTGCCTTTGGGGGAACTGCGGCTGCGCGCCAAGGGTTCTTCCGGCGGCCATAACGGGCTGGAATCGATCATTTACCAACTGCAAAGCGAGGAGTTTGCCCGGTTGCGACTCGGCATTGGCACGCCGGAGGCCAAGGAGGCAGCCGTCGGCCACGTCCTTGGCGAGTTTTCACCGGAGGAGAAGAAAACGGCCGAAGAGATGATGAAAAGGGCCGTTGTTCTTGTGGAGACCTGTTATCAAAAAGGATATCAAGCGGCCCTCAATTATTTTTCCCGACGGGGAGCCACACCCGGGGAAGTTTCAGAGGAAAAATAG
- a CDS encoding acyl-CoA thioesterase: MRGTKKAVETILTEQVMLPYTNHYGTLYGGKLLELMDKAAFIATSRFADSDTVTASSESVDFHHPIRFGDIIELAAKVIFTGRTSMVVRIHAFGEGRRDHKKFLATTGYFNMVAVDEEGRPREVPELIVETSEEKREWETGKRIKELSKERAARKSRGGS; encoded by the coding sequence ATGCGCGGAACGAAAAAGGCAGTCGAGACGATTTTAACGGAGCAGGTGATGCTGCCGTACACGAACCACTACGGCACGCTGTACGGGGGAAAGCTCCTGGAGCTGATGGACAAGGCCGCCTTCATCGCCACCTCCCGCTTTGCCGACTCCGACACGGTGACGGCCTCCTCGGAGTCGGTCGATTTTCACCATCCCATCCGCTTCGGGGACATCATCGAGCTTGCCGCCAAGGTGATTTTTACCGGGCGCACCTCGATGGTGGTGCGCATCCACGCCTTTGGGGAGGGGCGGCGGGACCATAAAAAGTTTTTGGCCACCACCGGGTATTTCAACATGGTGGCCGTGGACGAGGAGGGCCGCCCGAGGGAAGTCCCGGAGCTAATCGTCGAAACCAGCGAGGAAAAGCGGGAATGGGAAACCGGCAAGCGGATTAAAGAACTTTCCAAGGAAAGGGCGGCCCGGAAAAGCCGGGGAGGCTCGTGA